Within the Pengzhenrongella sicca genome, the region GGGCAGGACGCCGAAGTGCGCGCCGCTCGTGACGAGCGCCGCGGCGCCGCCCGCGACGCCCGACCACGCCAGGAAAGAGCGGCGAGGAACGCCGCCGGTCGACTGGGCCTGTGTCGATGGAGCGGTCATCGGGCGTCCTCTCGGGTACAACGGGGTCAAACACACTCCTGCCATGGTCGCGGCGGGCTGCCAGGGCCCCTGGGCCGATGGTCCCGGCCGGCACCGCAAGGGTGTGACGTGCGCCCGGCCGCCCCCGCCGCCGTCGGACGAGTCACCTGAAACGCGACAATCCGTGGGGGCGGTAAGGCATGCCTGGCCTTCGTTCGGGGCGGGCCGGGCGGCGGCTACGCTGGCGCGATGCAGGTGATCGAGGACCTCAAGCGGCTCCTGCGGCTCCCCGACTTCCGCCGGCTCTTCGCGGTCCGCCTGACGAGCCAGACCGGCGACGGGATGTTCCAGGTCGGTCTCGCGACCCTGTTCTTCTTCTCGCCGGAGAACGCGAGCACCGCCGCGGGGGTCGCCGCCGCGTTCGCGGTGCTGCTGCTGCCGTTCACGCTGGTCGGCCCCTGGGCGGGCGTGCTCCTGGACCGGTGGCGCCGGCGCCAGGTGCTGTTCCTGGGCAACCTCGTGCGCTGCGGGCTGACCCTCACGATCGCCCTGCTGCTGCTGACCGGCGGCGTCGGGCCCGCGGTGTACGTGCTCGCGCTCGTCACCCTGTCGATCAACCGCTTCCTGCTCTCGGCCCTGTCCGCCTCGCTGCCGCGCGTCGTCGACGGGCCGCTGCTGCTCACCGCCAACTCGCTCACCCCCACCCTCGGGGCGACCGCGGCCGGCGTCGGCGGCGCGATCGGCTTCGCCTTCGGCCTCCTGCTCGAGCCGGGTCGCGGCAAGGACGCCGCCGTCCTGGCCGTCGCGGGGCTGGTGTTCGCGGCGGCGTCGGCGCTGGCGACCCGGATGCCCCCCGACCTGCTCGGCCCCGACCGGCGCGCCGACGGTGCCGCCCTGTGGCGCTCGGTGCGGACGCTCGCCCACGGGCTGGCCGACGGCGCACGGCACCTGCGCGGCCGCGGGACGCCCGCGCGCGCCCTCGCGGTGATGGCCACCCACCGCTTCCTCTACGGTGTCGTGTTCATCGCGAGCATCCTGATCAGCCGGAACCTGCTCGAGGACCCGGCCGACGCCGCCGCGGGCCTGCGCACGTTCGGGGCGGTGCTCGCGGCCTCCGCGATCGGATTCGCCCTTGCCGCCGTGCTCACCCCGGTACTCAGCCCGCGCACCGGCCCGCACGCCTGGATCGTCGGGTGCCTCGCCCTCGCTGCGGGGAGCCAGGTCCTGCTCGCCCTGACGATCTCCCGGTGGGCCTTCCTCGCCGGCGCGCTCGCCCTCGGCCTCGCGGCCCAGGGCGCCAAGATCGCGGTCGACACCATCGTCCAGCGGGACACCGACGACGCGTTTCGGGGGCGCGCTTTTGCCCTGTACGACGTGCTCTACAACGCGGCGTTCGTCGGCGCGGCGGCGCTCGCGGCGCTCGTGCTGCCCGACACGGGCTACTCGCGCGCCGTCTTCGCCCTGCTCGCCCTCGCCTACCTCGCGACCGCGGCCGTGTACGGTCACCGGTCCCGGGCGACGACGGCGTCGCTCGCGACCGCCTGACCCGCCCGCTACTGCGGCGGCGCGCCCTCGTGCGGCCGTGCGTCCCACCACTCGACGAGCGCCGCACGCGCCGCCTCCTCGGGCAGCGGCCCGCGCTCCATCCGCAGCTCGAGCAGGAAGGCGTAGGCCGCGCCGACCACCGGGCCCGGCCCGATGCCCAGGATCGACATGATCTGCGCGCCGTCCAGGTCCGGCCTGATCGCCGCGAGCTCCTCGTGCTCGCGCAGCACCGCGATGCGCACCTCGAGGTCGTCGTAGGCGGCCGACAGGCGCGCGGCCTTGCGCCGGTTGCGCGTCGTGGAGTCCGAGCGCGTGAGCCGGTGCAGGCGCTCGAGCAACGGGCCGGCGTCGGTGACGTACCGCCGCACGGCCGAGTCCGTCCACGACCGGTCGCCGTACCCGTGGAACCGCAGGTGCAGCTCGGTCAGCCGGGCGACGGCCCGGACCGTGTCCTTGTCGAAGCGGAGCGCCCGGAGCCGGCGCGCGACCAGCTTGGCCCCGACCATCTCGTGGTGGTGAAAGCTGACGCCCCCCTCGTCCTCGAACCTGCGCGTCGCGGGCTTGCCCACGTCGTGCAGCAGCGCGGCGAGCCGCAGGACGAGGTCTGGCCCGGGCACGGCGCCGGTCGGCCCCGTCTCCAGCGCGATCGCCTGCTCGAGCACCTGGAGCGAGTGCTGGTAGACGTCCTTGTGGCGGTGGTGCTCGTCGATCTCGAGGCGCAGCGCCGGCAGCTCGGGGAGCACGTGGTCGGCGAGGCCGGTGTCGACGAGCACCTCGAGGCCGCGCCGCGGGCGGGTCGACATGAGCAGCTTGACGAGCTCGTCCCGCACGCGCTCGGCGGACACGATCGTGATGCGCTCGTGCATGTCCTCGATCGCGGCGCGTGCGGCGTCGTCGAGCGTGAAGCCGAGCTGCGCGACGAACCGCGCCCCGCGCATCATCCGCAGCGGGTCGTCGTCGAAGGACTGCCGCGCCGCGACGGGGGTCCGCAGCGTCCCCCGCGCGAGGTCGGCGAGGCCGTCGAACGGGTCCACGAACGTCAGCTCCGGCAGCCGGACCGCCATGGAGTTCACGGTGAAGTCGCGGCGGGACAGGTCGCCCTCGAGCGTGTCGCCGAACACGACCTCGGGCTTGCGCGACGACGCGTCGTACGCGTCCGTCCGGTAGGTCGTCACCTCGACGATGGTGTGCTCGCCGCCGCGCTGGCGCGCCGCGCCGATCGTCCCGAACGCCCGGCCGATGTCCCAGTGGGTGTCGCCCCAGGTCGCCAGGAGCGCCTGGGTCTGGTCGGGGGTGGCCGAGGTCGTGAAGTCCAGATCCGCGCTGGTCCGCCCGAGGAACGCGTCCCGGACCGGGCCGCCCACGAGCGCGAGCTCGTGGCCGGCGGCGCGGAACGCCTCGCCGAGCTCGAGCGCCGCGGGCGCCAGGGAGGTCAGGACCTCGAGCGCTCGCCGGCGCAGGGCGTCGAGCGCGGCCGCCTCGGCGGGCTCGGCGGCGGCGGCTCCCGGCGCCGGCTCGACGGGCTCGGCGGGGTTCTCGATCGTGGGCACGACATCCAAGCCTGCCAGATGTCGGCGCGGGCCAGTGCGGCCGGTCGTTAGAGTTGCCGCATGTCCAGCGTCGCGCCGACCCCACGCACGCCCGGCGTGCCGGCGCCACCCGGCGGTCATGCCCTGCGCATCGACCCCTCGGCGGCCCGCGCCGTCGCGCCGAGCCTTCCCGTTGTCGACGAGACCTCGGCCGGCGGGCTCGTCGTTCGCGTCGTGGCGAACGTGCACTTCGCGGCCGTCATCGCGCGCCGCAACCGCGCCGGCCGGCTCGAGTGGTGCCTGCCGAAGGGTCACCTCGAGGGCGCGGAGACGCCCGAGGAGGCCGCGGTCCGCGAGATCGCCGAGGAGACCGGGATCAACGGGCAGGTCGTGCGCCGCCTCGGCGTCGTCGACTACTGGTTCACCGGCGACGACCGCCGCGTCCACAAGGTCGTGCACCACTTCCTGCTCGACGCGCTCGGGGGCACCCTGAGCGTCGAGGGCGACCCCGACGGCGAGGCCGAGGTGGCCGAGTGGGTCGCCCTGACCGAGCTGCCCCAGCGCCTGGCCTACCCGAACGAGCGCCGGCTCGCCGAGGCGGCGCGCCTCGTGCTCGTCAGCGGGGCATGACCGCCGCTCCCCGGCGCGCCGCGCGGCCCCGCCGCCTCGGACCCCTGCGCGTCCTCGTCACGACCCTCCTCGCGGCGGGACTCCTGCTGTCCGGCGCCGCGCTGCACCCCCTCGCCGCCGACGCGGCGCCCGAGCCCGCCCCGGTGGCCGCCGCCGCGGATCCGGCCGCGGCCGCCACGCCGTCGCCGGCGCCGTCCACCACGGACGACGACGCGGCCGACGCGCTGCCCGTGCAGGTGGCCATCACGCAGGTCTCCCCGCAGGTGCTCCGGCCCGGCGACGACCTCGTGGTGCGCGCGACCATCCGCAACACGAGCGACGGCGAGATCGCCGACCCGCGGGTCGCGGTGCGGATCAGCCGGTTCCTGCTGTCGACGCGCAGCGAGCTGAGCGCGTGGTCGGACGCCGAGCCGACCGACCCCGCGGGCACGCCGGTCCAGCAACTGACGCTCGAGGGCACGCTCGCCGCGGGCGCCGAGACGGAGGTCGAGCTGACCGTGCCCGCGGCCGCCCTGCGCCTGTCGTCGGCGCAGACGTCGTGGGGGCCGCGCGGCATCTCGGTCGAGGTGACCGACGCCGGCAGCCGGCGCGGCCTCGAGCGCACGTTCGCCCTGTGGTACCCCGCCGACGAGGTCACCACGACGCGCCTCAGCGTCGCGCTGCCGTTCACCGGCGACGCCGTCGACCCGGACTCGTCGACCGACGCGACGCCGGCCTCCCCGGCCGCCGTCGCGCGGGTGGACGACATGCTCGACGTGACGGAGGCCTTCCCGCAGGCGGGCTGGGTCGTCGACCCCGCCCTGCTGGCGGGCCTGGCCACCCAGGCGGCGACCACCGACGCCGCCGACAGCACCGACAGCGCCGACAGCACCTCGAGCCCGAACGCCGGGGCGGTGTTCCGCGCGAACCGCCTCACCGGCACGGCCGCGGGGCGCGACGTCTTCGCGCTCGGCTGGCTCGACCCCGACCTCGGCGCGCTCGCGCACGCCGCCTCCCCCACGCTCGCGCAGACCGCTGCCGGCCTGTCGAACGCCGCCGCGCTTCCTCTGCTCGGAACCCCGCCGCGCACCGACCTCGCCTGGCCGGCCAACCCGATCCCCGACCAGGCGACGGTCGACCTCGCCGCCGCCACGGGCGCCCGCGCCGTCGTCGTCGCCGACGGCCTCGCGGCGGTCGACCTGACCTACACCCCGACCGGCCGCGCGACCGTCGCGACCCCGACCGGGGGCGTGGCCGCGCTGATCACGGACCCGGCCCTGACGGCCATGCTGACCGATCCCGCGGAGTCCACCCCCGCGACCGCGGCGCAGCGGATGCTCTCCGAGACGGCGGTCGTCGCGCACGAACGCCCGAGCGACCCCCGACACCTGTTCCTCGCGCCCGCACGGGGCTGGGAACCCGACGTCGCGACCGCGTCCGCGCAGCTCGCCGCGCTCGCCGCGGCGCCGTGGATCACGCCCACGCCGGTGTCGACGCTGATCGGCACGGCGGATCCGGGCGTCGAGCGCGCCGCCCTGCCGGCGGCGGCGCCCGCCCAGCCGGAGCTGCCCGCCGGGTCGGTCCGCAGCCTCACGTCGGCCCGCGACACGCTCGGCGTGTTCTCGGCGATCGTCGCCGATCCCGCCGCGCTGACCGCCGACGCGGATGAGCGGGTGCTCGCCCCCGCCTCCGTCGCCTGGCGGGCCGACGCAGCCGGGCGCGCCGGCGTCGTCCGGTCCGTGGTCGCCGACCTCACGGGCGTGACCGGTTCCGTCTCCGTCGTGCCGGGCAGCTCGCTCAACGTCATCTCCCAGTCCGGCACGCTGCCGATCGGCCTTCGCAACGACCTCGACCAGGACGTGACGGTGCAGGTGTCGCTCGCCGCCGAGAACCGGCTGCTCGTCGCCGACGCCGCCGAGACGATGCTCGTCCCGGCCAACTCCGAGGTGCAGGCTCGGGTCCCGTTCCAGGCCGTCGGCAGCGGGGACGCGCGCGTGGCGGTCACGCTGCTCGCGCCCGACGGCACCGCGATCTCCGCGCCCGAACGGTTCACCGTCCGGATCCGCGCCGACTGGGAGAACATCGGTACGGGCGTGGTCGCGGGCGTGCTCGCGCTGGCCTTCGTGTTCGGCATCGTCCGCACCATCCGACGCGGCCAGACGACCCGGCGTGGCGCGAGCCAGGCCGAGATCGCCCGGATCGCCGACCCGAGGGAGTTCCCGTGAGCGTGCCGCCGGCCGACGACGACGCGCCCGTCGCCGGCGTTCCCGTGACCGCGGCGTCCGCGCGCACCAACCTGGGCCGGCACACGTCGCTCATGGCCTCGGGGACCGCGGCCTCGCGCGTCCTCGGCTTCGTCCGCGGCGCGCTGCTCGTGTACGCGATCAGCGCCTCCGGCCAGGCGGCCAACGCGTTCGCGGTCGGCAACAAGCTGCCGAACATCCTGTACCTGCTCATCGCGGGCGGCGTGCTCAACGCGGTGCTCGTCCCGCAGGTCGTGCGGGCCTACCAGCGCGCGGACGGCGACGAGTACGTCAACCGGCTGCTGACGCTCGGCGGGGTGCTGCTCGCGGCGCTCGCGGCGGCGCTGACGCTCGGCGCACCGCTGCTCGTGGCCGTCTACACCGACATGAAACCCGAGCAGACGGCTCTCGCGGTGCTGTTCGCCTACTGGTGCCTGCCCCAGGTCTTCTTCTACGGCCTGTACACGCTCGTCGGCCAGGTGCTCAACGCGAAGGGCAGCTTCGGCCCGCTCATGTGGGCGCCGGTGGTCAACAACCTCGTCGCGATGGCCGGCATCGGCGTGTTCATCGCGGTGAACGGGCTGTCCCGGGACAACCCGGCGCTGACCCACGACCCGACCTCCTGGACCGGCGCTCAGGTCGCGCTGCTCGCCGGCACCACGACCCTCGGCGTCATCGCGCAGGCACTCGTCCTGCTCATCCCGCTGCGGCGCAGCGGCTTCCAGTACCGCCCTCGCTGGGGCGTGCGTGGCGTGGGGCTCGGGCAGGCGGGCCGGGTCGCGTCCTGGACCTTCGTCGGCCTCGTCGTCGGGCAGCTGGGCATCATCGTCGTGACGAGGGTCGCGAGCGCGGTCGCCGCGGCGGTCGAGCCGGGCGCGGCGGCCGCCGGGCCTGCCATCTACGACCTGGCGTTTCTCGTCTTCATGCTGCCGCACTCGCTCGTGACCGTCTCGCTGCTCACCGCGCTCTTCACCGGGCTGTCCGCGCGCGCCGCCGCGGGCGACGTGCCCGCCGTGCGCGCTGACCTGTCGTTCGGGTTGCGCACGGTCGGGCTGTTCACCATCATCGCGGCGGCGGTGCTGATGGTGCTGGCCGTGCCCTTCGTGCGGGTGCTCTCCCCCGGCCTGACGACGGCGGAGGCCTCGGCCCTGGCGACCGTCATCGTGGTGATGCTCGCCGGGCTGCCCGCCTTCGGCGCCTGGTCGATGGCGCAGCGGGTGTTCTACGCCTACGCCGACGCGCGGTCGATGGTGCCCATCCAGGTCGCGATGGCGGCGGTCGTCGCGGGTGGCGCGCTGGCCGCGCAGGCCGTCGCGGAGCCGCGCCTGTGGGTCGCCGGCGCGGGCCTCGCGATGAGCGTCTCGTACGCGATCGGGGCGGTCGTGGCGCTCGTCGTGCTGCGCCGCCGGCTGCGCGGCGTCGACGCCAGCCGCGTGCTGCGGCTGTACGTGCGCGCCGGCCTCGCCGCCGCGATCGCGGCGGCGGCCGGCTGGGCCGTCGTGCACGCGGTCGGCCCGTCGGACGGCATCGTGCGCTCGCTCGTGCTCTGCGTCGGCGTCGGCGCCGGCATGACCGCAGCGTACGGCGGCCTGCTCACGCTCATGCGCGTGCGCGAGCTCGACGACCTGGTGCGCCCGATGCTCCGCCGGCTGCACCGCTCCGCGTAGCATGGCCGCACGCATGTGACGAGCGAAGGGGGCCAGGTGGACGGCACGGTCGGACGCGGAACGCTCTTAGCTGGCCGCTACCGGATGTTCCAGCCGATCGCCTCCGACCTCGCCGGCGCGACGGCCTGGGCGGGGAACGACCAGATCCTCGACCGTCCGGTCCGGATCGCGATCCTCTCCGACGGGCACGTGGCCCAGGCGCTCGACTCCGCGCGCCGGGCCGCGCTGGTCACGGACCCCCGCCTCGTGCGCGTCCTCGACGTCGGCGAGCACCAGGGCATCTCGTACCTCGTGACCGAGCCCGTCACCGGGCCGTCGCTCGCGCAGCTCGTCGCGCGCGGCCCGATGCCCGCCGACCAGGCGCGGGCGATCATCGGCGAGGCCGCGAGCGCGCTCGAGACCGCCCGCCGGCGCGGCGTCCACCACCTCGCCCTGCGCCCGTCGGTGCTCCACCTTGGCTCGGACAACCGCGTCCTGCTCACGGGTCTCGCGGTCGACGGCGCCCTGCTCGGCAAGGGGCTCGGCGACGCCCGCTCGACGACCCGGGCCGACACGGTCGCGCTCGTCGCGCTGCTCTACGCGGCGCTGACGGGCCGCTGGCCCGGGGCCCGCTACGAGGTGCCGAGCGCCGACGCCCCCGTGGTGCCCGAGCTGCCCGCCGCCCCCGTCGTCGGCGGCGTCGCGGTCGCCCCGACCGAGCTGGTCGCGGGGATCCCCAACGATCTCGACACCCTCTGCGCCGTCACGCTCGGCTCGCACGACGACGGCCCGCACAGCCCGGCCGAGCTCGTGCTCGAGCTCGAGCCCTGGGGGAACATCCAGGCCGCCAGCCTGCTCGCCGCGACCACCCGCCCACGCACCGCGCCGACGGCGGCGACCCCCGCCGCCCGGCTGGCCACCGCCCGGCCGCTGTCCGGCGATCCCGCCGGCACCCACCCTTCGGAGAGCACCGTCACCACCGACCGCACCACCTCGCCCGAGCCCCAGGACCAGCCCCCGATCGGGGCCGACGCCGCCCCCCCGGCGGTGCGGCGCACGTCGGTCCGCTCGATCTTCGCCGGCCAGGCCCCGGTGACCGCCGCCCGGCCCGGGACGCCGCCGCCGGCCTCCCCCGCCCGCACCTCGACGTTTGGCTCGGCCGAGGCGCCGCCCACCGCGCCGACGACGCCGCCCGCGGCCCCGGCGGCACCCGCCGACGCGACCCGCGTCCTGCGCCCGGCAACCGGCGCGGCCTCGCTGCCGACGCCGCCGACACCCGCCGCCGGGCCGGCCCCCACGAGCGCCGCGCCGCGGCGGACCTCGGTTCGCCCCGCGGCGGCGCCCGCTGCGGCGCCCGCTGCCGCTCGGACCGCGACCCCCGCACCGCGCACCCCGACCCCGACGCCCGCGCCCGCGCACCATCCGCGCGGTTTCGACGAGCTCGTGGCGGCGCGCGAGACCATCGTCACGAAGCGGTTCGACCCGACCAAGCTCGTGCTCGCCATCGTCGTCGTCGCGGTAGTCCTGGGGCTCATCTTCGCCTTCCGCGCGCTCACCAGCCCGACGTCGACCCCAGAGCCGGGCCGCGACGTCGCGTCCGCCGCCGCAACCGCACCGGAGAGCGCGCCCGCCCAGGCTCCCGCCGCGGAAGAGCCGGCCGCGCCCGACGCGGCCGCGGCCGCCCCCGCGATCGCCTCCGCCCAGATGATCGACCCCCCGCCGGGCGGGGACGACAACGAGCACCCCGAGGCCGCCCCGCTGGCGATCGACGGCGACCCGACCACGGCGTGGTTCACCCGCACGTACAAGTCGGCCGACTTCGCCGGGCTCAAGCCGGGCGTCGGGTTCGGGATCAACCTCGCCGCACCCGCGACCGTCACCACCGTGACCCTGCAGGTGAACGGCACCGGCGGCATGGTCGAGGTCCGGGCGACCGACCCCGCCAACCCGACCGCCGGGGACGTCCTCGCCCA harbors:
- a CDS encoding MFS transporter, which translates into the protein MQVIEDLKRLLRLPDFRRLFAVRLTSQTGDGMFQVGLATLFFFSPENASTAAGVAAAFAVLLLPFTLVGPWAGVLLDRWRRRQVLFLGNLVRCGLTLTIALLLLTGGVGPAVYVLALVTLSINRFLLSALSASLPRVVDGPLLLTANSLTPTLGATAAGVGGAIGFAFGLLLEPGRGKDAAVLAVAGLVFAAASALATRMPPDLLGPDRRADGAALWRSVRTLAHGLADGARHLRGRGTPARALAVMATHRFLYGVVFIASILISRNLLEDPADAAAGLRTFGAVLAASAIGFALAAVLTPVLSPRTGPHAWIVGCLALAAGSQVLLALTISRWAFLAGALALGLAAQGAKIAVDTIVQRDTDDAFRGRAFALYDVLYNAAFVGAAALAALVLPDTGYSRAVFALLALAYLATAAVYGHRSRATTASLATA
- a CDS encoding CCA tRNA nucleotidyltransferase encodes the protein MPTIENPAEPVEPAPGAAAAEPAEAAALDALRRRALEVLTSLAPAALELGEAFRAAGHELALVGGPVRDAFLGRTSADLDFTTSATPDQTQALLATWGDTHWDIGRAFGTIGAARQRGGEHTIVEVTTYRTDAYDASSRKPEVVFGDTLEGDLSRRDFTVNSMAVRLPELTFVDPFDGLADLARGTLRTPVAARQSFDDDPLRMMRGARFVAQLGFTLDDAARAAIEDMHERITIVSAERVRDELVKLLMSTRPRRGLEVLVDTGLADHVLPELPALRLEIDEHHRHKDVYQHSLQVLEQAIALETGPTGAVPGPDLVLRLAALLHDVGKPATRRFEDEGGVSFHHHEMVGAKLVARRLRALRFDKDTVRAVARLTELHLRFHGYGDRSWTDSAVRRYVTDAGPLLERLHRLTRSDSTTRNRRKAARLSAAYDDLEVRIAVLREHEELAAIRPDLDGAQIMSILGIGPGPVVGAAYAFLLELRMERGPLPEEAARAALVEWWDARPHEGAPPQ
- a CDS encoding NUDIX hydrolase, which produces MSSVAPTPRTPGVPAPPGGHALRIDPSAARAVAPSLPVVDETSAGGLVVRVVANVHFAAVIARRNRAGRLEWCLPKGHLEGAETPEEAAVREIAEETGINGQVVRRLGVVDYWFTGDDRRVHKVVHHFLLDALGGTLSVEGDPDGEAEVAEWVALTELPQRLAYPNERRLAEAARLVLVSGA
- a CDS encoding DUF6049 family protein; its protein translation is MTAAPRRAARPRRLGPLRVLVTTLLAAGLLLSGAALHPLAADAAPEPAPVAAAADPAAAATPSPAPSTTDDDAADALPVQVAITQVSPQVLRPGDDLVVRATIRNTSDGEIADPRVAVRISRFLLSTRSELSAWSDAEPTDPAGTPVQQLTLEGTLAAGAETEVELTVPAAALRLSSAQTSWGPRGISVEVTDAGSRRGLERTFALWYPADEVTTTRLSVALPFTGDAVDPDSSTDATPASPAAVARVDDMLDVTEAFPQAGWVVDPALLAGLATQAATTDAADSTDSADSTSSPNAGAVFRANRLTGTAAGRDVFALGWLDPDLGALAHAASPTLAQTAAGLSNAAALPLLGTPPRTDLAWPANPIPDQATVDLAAATGARAVVVADGLAAVDLTYTPTGRATVATPTGGVAALITDPALTAMLTDPAESTPATAAQRMLSETAVVAHERPSDPRHLFLAPARGWEPDVATASAQLAALAAAPWITPTPVSTLIGTADPGVERAALPAAAPAQPELPAGSVRSLTSARDTLGVFSAIVADPAALTADADERVLAPASVAWRADAAGRAGVVRSVVADLTGVTGSVSVVPGSSLNVISQSGTLPIGLRNDLDQDVTVQVSLAAENRLLVADAAETMLVPANSEVQARVPFQAVGSGDARVAVTLLAPDGTAISAPERFTVRIRADWENIGTGVVAGVLALAFVFGIVRTIRRGQTTRRGASQAEIARIADPREFP
- the murJ gene encoding murein biosynthesis integral membrane protein MurJ gives rise to the protein MSVPPADDDAPVAGVPVTAASARTNLGRHTSLMASGTAASRVLGFVRGALLVYAISASGQAANAFAVGNKLPNILYLLIAGGVLNAVLVPQVVRAYQRADGDEYVNRLLTLGGVLLAALAAALTLGAPLLVAVYTDMKPEQTALAVLFAYWCLPQVFFYGLYTLVGQVLNAKGSFGPLMWAPVVNNLVAMAGIGVFIAVNGLSRDNPALTHDPTSWTGAQVALLAGTTTLGVIAQALVLLIPLRRSGFQYRPRWGVRGVGLGQAGRVASWTFVGLVVGQLGIIVVTRVASAVAAAVEPGAAAAGPAIYDLAFLVFMLPHSLVTVSLLTALFTGLSARAAAGDVPAVRADLSFGLRTVGLFTIIAAAVLMVLAVPFVRVLSPGLTTAEASALATVIVVMLAGLPAFGAWSMAQRVFYAYADARSMVPIQVAMAAVVAGGALAAQAVAEPRLWVAGAGLAMSVSYAIGAVVALVVLRRRLRGVDASRVLRLYVRAGLAAAIAAAAGWAVVHAVGPSDGIVRSLVLCVGVGAGMTAAYGGLLTLMRVRELDDLVRPMLRRLHRSA
- a CDS encoding protein kinase family protein; protein product: MDGTVGRGTLLAGRYRMFQPIASDLAGATAWAGNDQILDRPVRIAILSDGHVAQALDSARRAALVTDPRLVRVLDVGEHQGISYLVTEPVTGPSLAQLVARGPMPADQARAIIGEAASALETARRRGVHHLALRPSVLHLGSDNRVLLTGLAVDGALLGKGLGDARSTTRADTVALVALLYAALTGRWPGARYEVPSADAPVVPELPAAPVVGGVAVAPTELVAGIPNDLDTLCAVTLGSHDDGPHSPAELVLELEPWGNIQAASLLAATTRPRTAPTAATPAARLATARPLSGDPAGTHPSESTVTTDRTTSPEPQDQPPIGADAAPPAVRRTSVRSIFAGQAPVTAARPGTPPPASPARTSTFGSAEAPPTAPTTPPAAPAAPADATRVLRPATGAASLPTPPTPAAGPAPTSAAPRRTSVRPAAAPAAAPAAARTATPAPRTPTPTPAPAHHPRGFDELVAARETIVTKRFDPTKLVLAIVVVAVVLGLIFAFRALTSPTSTPEPGRDVASAAATAPESAPAQAPAAEEPAAPDAAAAAPAIASAQMIDPPPGGDDNEHPEAAPLAIDGDPTTAWFTRTYKSADFAGLKPGVGFGINLAAPATVTTVTLQVNGTGGMVEVRATDPANPTAGDVLAQGPLSASTVLTLSAPTETQNLVLWFTALPQTADGSNRIELADVAVS